From a single Nocardioides panacis genomic region:
- a CDS encoding immune inhibitor A domain-containing protein: MATSADKPDESAGHELPNPLEDKRRALRQEAINELLSGKGKVEKRGASTVMKVSSGRSPKSLDKQGKAQKTVSSEDQYVELSREKTDKIFVVLADFGNERHPDFPDKDTEPSIPGPTTYNGPLNNSIPQPNRAVDNSTVWQPNFDRAHFQDLYFGKGGTAGAGGAQESVKQYYERQSSGRYSIDGTVTNWVKVRYNEARYGRSSDDPKTNGDDPAVCSGHVCQNTWNLVQDAVNQWVADQKAAGRTTADITAELKTFDQWDRYDADGDGNFNEPDGYLDHFQIVHAGGDEADGDPIQGEDAIWSHRWYTQTTPIGTGGPNGYGGSQIGDTGLWVGDYTIQPENGGMSVFAHEYGHDLGLPDLYDTNGGENSVNYWSIMAQSRVDGPKDQALGTRAADFGAWDKLQLGWLDYETLLPSQNRKLELGPHEYNSSKAQAAVVVLPKKQVTSNLVAPYAGSKSWWSGTGDDYVASMARSVALPAGAAKLDFQANYNIEADYDYAYVEVNTGSGWNTIPGTATDPAANNGLTGDSAGKWVPLSYDLTPYAGKTVDIRIRYVGDGGVQGNDPAYTPGLFVDALSITAGGTQVFADGAETSPNGWTLDKFSSVGSTISQSFANYYIASNRAYVSFDKYLQSGPYNFGYANTKPDFVERFPYQNGLLVSYWDTSQADNNTSAHPGEGLILPVDANPRPLVRLDGTLWRPRVSGYDSPFSLEKSDSFTLHVNGTANYIRGQAAQPLFHDNASYWDASQPAASVKVPNTGTNIKVLSQNGTTMGIQVSQRK, translated from the coding sequence GTGGCCACCAGTGCCGACAAGCCAGACGAGTCGGCCGGCCACGAGCTCCCGAACCCGCTCGAGGACAAGCGCCGCGCGCTGCGCCAGGAGGCCATCAACGAGCTCCTGAGCGGCAAGGGGAAGGTGGAGAAGCGCGGTGCGAGCACCGTGATGAAGGTGTCCAGCGGTCGCTCGCCCAAGTCGCTCGACAAGCAGGGCAAGGCTCAGAAGACGGTCTCCAGCGAGGACCAGTACGTCGAGCTCAGCCGGGAGAAGACCGACAAGATCTTCGTGGTCCTGGCCGACTTCGGCAACGAGCGTCACCCGGACTTCCCGGACAAGGACACCGAGCCGTCGATCCCCGGCCCGACGACCTACAACGGCCCGCTGAACAACTCGATCCCGCAGCCGAACCGCGCGGTCGACAACAGCACCGTCTGGCAGCCGAACTTCGACCGCGCACACTTCCAGGACCTGTACTTCGGCAAGGGCGGCACCGCCGGCGCCGGCGGGGCCCAGGAGTCGGTCAAGCAGTACTACGAGCGTCAGTCCTCCGGGCGCTACAGCATCGACGGCACCGTCACCAACTGGGTGAAGGTGCGCTACAACGAGGCGCGCTACGGCCGGTCCAGCGACGACCCGAAGACCAACGGCGACGACCCGGCCGTGTGCTCGGGCCACGTCTGCCAGAACACGTGGAACCTCGTCCAGGACGCGGTCAACCAGTGGGTCGCCGACCAGAAGGCCGCCGGCCGCACCACCGCCGACATCACGGCCGAGCTGAAGACGTTCGACCAGTGGGACCGCTACGACGCCGACGGTGACGGCAACTTCAACGAGCCCGACGGCTACCTCGACCACTTCCAGATCGTGCACGCGGGCGGCGACGAGGCCGACGGCGACCCGATCCAGGGCGAGGACGCCATCTGGTCGCACCGCTGGTACACCCAGACCACCCCGATCGGCACCGGTGGCCCCAACGGGTACGGCGGCAGCCAGATCGGTGACACCGGCCTGTGGGTCGGCGACTACACCATCCAGCCCGAGAACGGCGGGATGAGCGTCTTCGCGCACGAGTACGGCCACGACCTCGGTCTGCCGGACCTCTACGACACCAACGGTGGCGAGAACAGCGTCAACTACTGGTCGATCATGGCCCAGAGCCGCGTCGACGGCCCGAAGGACCAGGCCCTCGGCACCCGCGCCGCCGACTTCGGCGCGTGGGACAAGCTGCAGCTCGGCTGGCTCGACTACGAGACCCTGCTCCCGTCGCAGAACCGCAAGCTGGAGCTCGGCCCGCACGAGTACAACTCGAGCAAGGCCCAGGCCGCGGTGGTGGTGCTGCCCAAGAAGCAGGTCACCTCGAACCTGGTCGCGCCGTACGCCGGCAGCAAGTCCTGGTGGAGCGGGACCGGGGACGACTACGTCGCCTCCATGGCCCGTTCGGTGGCCCTGCCCGCGGGCGCGGCCAAGCTGGACTTCCAGGCCAACTACAACATCGAGGCCGACTACGACTACGCCTACGTCGAGGTCAACACCGGCAGCGGCTGGAACACCATCCCCGGCACGGCGACCGACCCGGCGGCCAACAACGGCCTCACCGGCGACTCCGCCGGCAAGTGGGTGCCGCTGAGCTACGACCTGACGCCGTACGCCGGCAAGACCGTCGACATCCGGATCCGCTACGTCGGTGACGGTGGCGTGCAGGGCAACGACCCGGCGTACACGCCGGGCCTGTTCGTGGACGCGCTCAGCATCACCGCCGGTGGCACGCAGGTGTTCGCCGACGGCGCCGAGACCAGCCCCAACGGCTGGACGCTGGACAAGTTCAGCTCGGTGGGCAGCACGATCTCGCAGTCGTTCGCCAACTACTACATCGCCTCCAACCGGGCGTACGTGTCGTTCGACAAGTACCTCCAGTCGGGTCCGTACAACTTCGGCTACGCCAACACCAAGCCGGACTTCGTGGAGCGGTTCCCGTACCAGAACGGCCTGCTGGTCAGCTACTGGGACACCTCCCAGGCGGACAACAACACCAGCGCCCACCCGGGTGAGGGCCTGATCCTGCCGGTGGACGCGAACCCGCGCCCGCTGGTCCGGCTCGACGGCACCCTGTGGCGTCCGCGCGTGAGCGGCTACGACTCGCCGTTCTCGCTGGAGAAGTCCGACTCCTTCACCCTGCACGTCAACGGGACGGCCAACTACATCCGTGGCCAGGCGGCCCAGCCGCTGTTCCATGACAACGCGTCGTACTGGGACGCCTCCCAGCCCGCCGCGAGCGTGAAGGTGCCGAACACCGGCACCAACATCAAGGTGCTGAGCCAGAACGGCACCACGATGGGGATCCAGGTCTCCCAGCGGAAGTGA
- a CDS encoding NUDIX domain-containing protein — protein MKSLALVWGTPGGGIEPGESPEDALRREPLALGR, from the coding sequence TTGAAATCTCTGGCCCTCGTGTGGGGTACGCCGGGCGGCGGGATCGAGCCCGGCGAGAGCCCCGAGGACGCTCTGCGTCGCGAGCCGCTCGCGCTGGGCCGCTAG
- a CDS encoding SRPBCC family protein: MPPPLPISAAVEIDAPPERVWSVVGDVTRMPEWSPELRRLRVLGSEPVRVGSRMLGLNRRGWVAWPTTSVVTRLEPGRAVAWRTRESGASWTYELEATAAGTRLTGRRDLPAFLLGTTVLGPVIGGAAGHDRELADGIRTTLGRIKRTVEAAG; this comes from the coding sequence ATGCCCCCGCCCCTGCCGATCAGTGCCGCCGTGGAGATCGACGCCCCGCCGGAGCGGGTGTGGTCGGTCGTCGGCGACGTGACCCGGATGCCCGAGTGGAGCCCCGAGCTGCGTCGGCTGCGGGTGCTCGGCAGCGAGCCGGTGCGGGTCGGCTCCAGGATGCTCGGGCTGAACCGGCGCGGCTGGGTCGCCTGGCCCACCACGTCGGTGGTCACCCGGCTCGAGCCGGGCCGGGCCGTGGCCTGGCGGACCCGCGAGAGCGGTGCCTCCTGGACCTACGAGCTCGAGGCCACGGCAGCCGGCACCCGGCTGACCGGCCGGCGCGACCTGCCCGCGTTCTTGCTCGGCACCACCGTGCTCGGGCCGGTGATCGGCGGCGCCGCGGGCCACGACCGCGAGCTCGCCGACGGCATCCGGACCACGCTCGGGCGGATCAAGCGCACGGTCGAGGCGGCCGGCTAG
- a CDS encoding esterase/lipase family protein, with protein MSPTSPHPTAEAHRAGLLEALALAAETVDELVLGTVRDVHGAVARRVFGLADRLTGGAARGPARAHDRLSSAVYAGVGGGLRATGRGLRTADRRGLGGRIEDSPQGRLVVSVLNGFIGDRLAEQQSSLAIRLAVRHRGSDVPLEPEPLAAAFPTATGDLVVFLHGLSEAETNWDRDAEETGGSYGTRLAAETSWTPVYLRANTGLPIAENGVALAALLDDLVAAWPTEVRRIALVGHSMGGLVMRAACAQTTGDWTGLVTDVVTLGTPHLGAPLERGVALGAKALGLLPESAPFGRILEYRSVGILDLRGGLAPDVQHLPHARYHLVAATLAASHRHPVSEAFGDLLVRYPSATGRPRRGREMFPGADVLHIKGGHFDLLNHPRVYDALRTWLG; from the coding sequence ATGAGCCCGACGTCGCCGCACCCGACCGCCGAGGCGCACCGGGCGGGCCTGCTCGAGGCGCTCGCCCTGGCCGCCGAGACCGTCGACGAGCTGGTGCTCGGCACGGTCCGCGACGTGCACGGCGCCGTGGCCCGCCGGGTGTTCGGGCTGGCGGACCGGCTGACCGGCGGGGCCGCCCGCGGGCCGGCCCGTGCGCACGACCGGCTCTCCTCGGCGGTGTACGCCGGCGTCGGGGGTGGCCTGCGGGCGACCGGCCGGGGGCTGCGCACCGCGGACCGGCGCGGTCTCGGCGGCCGGATCGAGGACTCCCCGCAGGGCCGGCTCGTGGTCTCGGTGCTGAACGGCTTCATCGGCGACCGGCTCGCCGAGCAGCAGTCCAGCCTGGCGATCCGGCTCGCGGTGCGGCACCGCGGGAGCGACGTACCGCTGGAGCCCGAGCCGCTGGCCGCCGCGTTCCCCACCGCCACCGGGGACCTCGTGGTGTTCCTGCACGGGCTGTCCGAGGCCGAGACCAACTGGGACCGGGACGCCGAGGAGACCGGCGGCAGCTACGGCACCCGGCTGGCCGCGGAGACCTCCTGGACGCCGGTCTACCTGCGCGCCAACACCGGCCTCCCGATCGCGGAGAACGGCGTCGCGCTCGCCGCGCTGCTCGACGACCTGGTCGCCGCCTGGCCGACCGAGGTCCGCCGGATCGCACTGGTGGGGCACTCGATGGGTGGCCTGGTGATGCGCGCCGCCTGCGCGCAGACCACGGGCGACTGGACCGGCCTGGTCACCGATGTCGTCACCCTCGGGACCCCGCACCTCGGTGCGCCGCTGGAGCGCGGGGTGGCGCTGGGCGCCAAGGCCCTCGGCCTGCTGCCCGAGTCGGCCCCGTTCGGCCGGATCCTGGAGTACCGCTCGGTCGGCATCCTCGACCTGCGCGGCGGGCTCGCCCCCGACGTCCAGCACCTGCCGCACGCCCGCTACCACCTGGTCGCCGCGACCCTGGCCGCGTCGCACCGGCACCCGGTCAGCGAGGCGTTCGGCGACCTGCTGGTGCGCTACCCCTCGGCCACCGGGCGCCCGCGCCGCGGCCGCGAGATGTTCCCCGGCGCCGACGTCCTGCACATCAAGGGCGGCCACTTCGACCTGCTGAACCACCCTCGCGTGTACGACGCGCTCCGCACCTGGCTGGGCTGA
- the tig gene encoding trigger factor — protein sequence MKSAVETLSPTRAKLTVEVPFEELKPSLDAAYKKIAQQINVPGFRRGKVPPMVIDRQVGRAAVLDEAINEALPKLYVEALQANELEPLAQPEIDITKFEDNQTLEFTAEVDVRPEVELPDYTGLAVTVDDVTVSDQDVEEQVQNLRERFASLSEVERAAADGDFVVMDLVAKKDGEVVEGAEATGLSYQVGKGGMLDGLDEALTGLSAGDETTFTSQLVGGDQLGEDVDVEVKVTSVKEQELPELDDDFAQTASEFDTVAELTEDVRTRLTRGKRLEQAAAARDAVLEKLLDLVDVPLPETVVESELTARREQITQQLTMAGMTMEAYLDSEEQTVDEFEADLEKRVRDAVAAQFVLDQVAKTEEIGVNEGELQEHLMRRAQQSGQNPQEFIQHMLEHNHIPEMVSEVVRGKALASIVEGATVTDESGNHVELKNLQPDGTIAEPSDEVDEAGTDETAEEKADA from the coding sequence GTGAAGAGCGCCGTCGAGACTTTGAGCCCGACCCGGGCCAAGCTCACCGTCGAGGTGCCCTTCGAGGAGCTCAAGCCGAGCCTCGACGCGGCGTACAAGAAGATCGCCCAGCAGATCAACGTGCCCGGCTTCCGCCGCGGCAAGGTGCCGCCGATGGTCATCGACCGTCAGGTCGGCCGCGCGGCCGTGCTGGACGAGGCGATCAACGAGGCGCTCCCCAAGCTGTACGTCGAGGCGCTGCAGGCCAACGAGCTCGAGCCGCTGGCCCAGCCGGAGATCGACATCACCAAGTTCGAGGACAACCAGACCCTCGAGTTCACCGCCGAGGTCGACGTCCGTCCCGAGGTGGAGCTCCCCGACTACACCGGGCTGGCCGTCACGGTCGACGACGTCACGGTCTCCGACCAGGACGTCGAGGAGCAGGTGCAGAACCTCCGCGAGCGCTTCGCCAGCCTCTCCGAGGTCGAGCGGGCCGCGGCCGACGGCGACTTCGTCGTGATGGACCTGGTCGCCAAGAAGGACGGCGAGGTCGTCGAGGGCGCCGAGGCCACCGGCCTGAGCTACCAGGTCGGCAAGGGCGGCATGCTCGACGGTCTGGACGAGGCGCTCACCGGGCTGTCCGCCGGCGACGAGACCACCTTCACCTCGCAGCTCGTCGGTGGCGACCAGCTCGGTGAGGACGTCGACGTGGAGGTCAAGGTCACCTCGGTCAAGGAGCAGGAGCTCCCCGAGCTCGACGACGACTTCGCGCAGACCGCCTCGGAGTTCGACACGGTGGCCGAGCTGACCGAGGACGTCCGCACCCGGCTGACCCGCGGCAAGCGCCTCGAGCAGGCCGCCGCCGCCCGCGACGCCGTCCTGGAGAAGCTGCTCGACCTGGTCGACGTCCCCCTCCCGGAGACCGTCGTGGAGTCCGAGCTGACCGCCCGCAGGGAGCAGATCACCCAGCAGCTCACCATGGCCGGCATGACCATGGAGGCCTACCTCGACTCCGAGGAGCAGACCGTCGACGAGTTCGAGGCCGACCTGGAGAAGCGGGTCCGCGACGCGGTCGCCGCCCAGTTCGTGCTCGACCAGGTCGCCAAGACCGAGGAGATCGGCGTCAACGAGGGCGAGCTGCAGGAGCACCTGATGCGCCGTGCGCAGCAGTCCGGCCAGAACCCGCAGGAGTTCATCCAGCACATGCTGGAGCACAACCACATCCCGGAGATGGTGTCCGAGGTCGTCCGCGGCAAGGCGCTCGCCAGCATCGTCGAGGGCGCCACGGTCACCGACGAGTCCGGCAACCACGTCGAGCTGAAGAACCTCCAGCCCGACGGCACGATCGCCGAGCCGTCCGACGAGGTCGACGAGGCCGGCACCGACGAGACCGCGGAGGAGAAGGCCGACGCCTGA
- a CDS encoding PP2C family protein-serine/threonine phosphatase, with translation MVAASHPGRPTGLSAGRVLTRRWNRAVRRLRESDLVPALLLVAAAVLIGIAQYVVPFVPLTTLVIPMVIGNLVLAPRVLPWVVVFSLSVLVIVVAATPSVLDGRRIGGVVVIFLIGMIILVSSFRRTRLGVAGVRGESMLVDLRDRIHNQARMPALPKDWYAEAVLRSAGGSSFAGDFLVASRSSDGSSLQVAVVDVSGKGEQAGSRSLLLSGAFGGLLGALPAASFLPAANDYLLRQDWPEGFATAVHVTIDLLTGAFELRSAGHPPGVQLHAGSGRWAVHEAEGPVLGLMPRAEFSVVHGRIDRGDALLLFTDGLVETPERDISLGIDKLLGQGERLLRVGMEQGAHRLIDRLESMNDDRALLLLHRR, from the coding sequence ATGGTCGCCGCCTCGCACCCCGGGCGCCCGACCGGCCTGTCGGCCGGCCGGGTGCTGACGCGTCGCTGGAACCGTGCGGTCCGCCGCCTGCGGGAGTCCGACCTCGTCCCCGCGCTGCTGCTCGTGGCGGCGGCGGTGCTGATCGGGATCGCGCAGTACGTCGTCCCGTTCGTCCCGCTGACCACCCTGGTCATCCCGATGGTGATCGGGAACCTCGTGCTTGCACCGCGCGTCCTGCCCTGGGTCGTGGTGTTCTCGCTGTCCGTCCTCGTGATCGTGGTCGCCGCGACCCCGAGCGTGCTCGACGGCCGGCGGATCGGCGGGGTGGTGGTGATCTTCCTGATCGGGATGATCATCCTGGTGTCCTCCTTCCGCCGCACCCGGCTCGGCGTCGCCGGGGTCCGCGGGGAGTCGATGCTGGTGGACCTGCGCGACCGGATCCACAACCAGGCCAGGATGCCCGCGCTGCCCAAGGACTGGTACGCCGAGGCGGTGCTCCGCTCGGCCGGCGGCTCGTCGTTCGCCGGCGACTTCCTGGTGGCCTCCCGCTCCTCGGACGGCAGCTCGCTCCAGGTGGCCGTCGTCGACGTCTCCGGCAAGGGCGAGCAGGCCGGGTCCCGGTCGCTGCTGCTCTCCGGAGCCTTCGGCGGGCTGCTCGGTGCCCTGCCGGCCGCCAGCTTCCTGCCGGCCGCCAACGACTACCTGCTGCGCCAGGACTGGCCCGAGGGCTTCGCGACAGCCGTGCACGTCACCATCGACCTGCTGACCGGCGCGTTCGAGCTGCGCTCGGCCGGTCACCCGCCCGGCGTGCAGCTGCACGCCGGGTCGGGGCGCTGGGCGGTGCACGAGGCGGAGGGCCCGGTGCTCGGGCTGATGCCGCGCGCGGAGTTCAGCGTGGTGCACGGCCGGATCGACCGCGGCGACGCGCTGCTGCTGTTCACCGACGGGCTGGTCGAGACCCCCGAGCGGGACATCTCGCTCGGCATCGACAAGCTGCTCGGGCAGGGCGAGCGGCTGCTCCGGGTCGGCATGGAGCAGGGCGCCCACCGGCTCATCGACCGGCTCGAGTCGATGAACGACGACCGGGCCCTGCTGCTGCTGCACCGGCGCTGA
- a CDS encoding Fpg/Nei family DNA glycosylase, whose translation MPEGHTLFRLASSISAHFAGRVVSASSPQGRFAESAALIDGTLLETAESYGKHLFVDFEGDRQVHVHLGLYGKFAVQDGVAEDPRGQVRLRLVADGSDERPPAYGDLRGATACELMTRDQQRLLLDRLGPDPLRPDADWTRAWATVHRSRAPIGALLMDQKVLAGVGNVYRAEVLFRHRVDPLRPGSSLRQGTFEQMWHDLVALMADGVRRGRIDTVHVPVEEALVGRVPQADTDGHPVYVYRRAGEACFVCGSTVRTEVLVGRNLFWCPRCQPRFRSRAGR comes from the coding sequence ATGCCCGAGGGCCACACGCTCTTCCGGCTCGCCAGCAGCATCAGCGCCCACTTCGCGGGGCGGGTGGTGTCCGCCAGCAGCCCGCAGGGCCGGTTCGCGGAGTCGGCCGCGCTGATCGACGGCACCCTGCTGGAGACCGCGGAGTCCTACGGCAAGCACCTGTTCGTGGACTTCGAGGGCGACCGCCAGGTGCACGTCCACCTCGGGCTGTACGGCAAGTTCGCGGTCCAGGACGGCGTCGCCGAGGACCCCCGGGGCCAGGTCCGGCTGCGGCTGGTGGCCGACGGCAGCGACGAGCGCCCGCCGGCGTACGGCGACCTGCGCGGCGCCACGGCCTGCGAGCTGATGACCCGCGACCAGCAGCGGCTGCTGCTCGACCGCCTCGGACCCGACCCGCTGCGCCCGGACGCCGACTGGACCCGCGCCTGGGCGACCGTGCACCGCTCGCGGGCCCCGATCGGTGCGCTGCTGATGGACCAGAAGGTGCTGGCCGGCGTCGGGAACGTCTACCGCGCCGAGGTGCTGTTCCGGCACCGCGTCGACCCGCTGCGGCCCGGCAGCTCGCTGCGGCAGGGCACCTTCGAGCAGATGTGGCACGACCTCGTCGCGCTGATGGCCGACGGCGTCCGGCGCGGCCGGATCGACACCGTGCACGTCCCGGTCGAGGAGGCGCTGGTCGGCCGGGTGCCGCAGGCCGACACCGACGGCCACCCGGTCTACGTCTACCGCCGCGCCGGCGAGGCCTGCTTCGTGTGCGGGAGCACCGTGCGCACCGAGGTGCTGGTGGGCCGCAACCTCTTCTGGTGCCCACGGTGCCAGCCGCGGTTCCGGTCCCGGGCGGGCCGATAA
- a CDS encoding ribose-5-phosphate isomerase, with product MRVHLGSDHAGLELKEQLLNWLADHGYEAVDHGPFVYDALDDYPVFCLRAAEATADEDGSLGVVIGGSGNGEAIAANKVKGVRAALVWSEETAVLAREHNDANVVSVGGRMHAVEDMIRFVEVFLETAYSGEERHTRRIRMLSDYEKTGNLPDLPDSALGHRPGQS from the coding sequence ATGCGCGTCCACCTCGGCTCCGACCATGCCGGCCTCGAGCTCAAGGAGCAGCTGCTCAACTGGCTCGCGGACCACGGCTACGAGGCCGTCGACCACGGCCCCTTCGTCTACGACGCCCTCGACGACTACCCGGTGTTCTGCCTGCGGGCCGCCGAGGCCACCGCCGACGAGGACGGCAGCCTCGGTGTCGTGATCGGCGGCTCGGGCAACGGCGAGGCGATCGCAGCCAACAAGGTCAAGGGCGTCCGCGCGGCGCTGGTGTGGAGCGAGGAGACCGCGGTCCTGGCCCGCGAGCACAACGACGCCAACGTGGTCTCGGTCGGCGGGCGGATGCACGCGGTCGAGGACATGATCCGGTTCGTCGAGGTGTTCCTGGAGACCGCGTACAGCGGCGAGGAGCGGCACACCCGCCGGATCCGGATGCTCTCGGACTACGAGAAGACCGGCAACCTCCCGGACCTGCCGGACTCCGCCCTGGGCCACCGGCCCGGCCAGTCCTGA
- a CDS encoding alpha/beta hydrolase, with product MTLHPQALAALALWSAGPSVTDPGFGPADVAAMRAEALAAAELEPKEPVDRVEDVDADGVRCRLYVPDLAPATAQRTILFLHGGGFVFGDVDTHDGQARRLANRTGSAVLAVDYRRPPEHPFPAAPDDVDTALSWLLVNAAAYGLDLSRVVACGDSAGGNLALVAALRNPNALAATVLVYPFVDAAMGCPSYVAPDGGLTRAEAGWYWEQYAARPEDLQDADLAPYLATGLGTLPPTLVQVAEHDVLADEDLELARRIAAAGAPVEVTTYRGMIHGFWRHPQLFDAAEEALAEIAGFLDRHV from the coding sequence GTGACCCTGCACCCGCAGGCCCTCGCGGCCCTGGCGCTGTGGTCGGCCGGTCCCAGCGTCACCGACCCCGGGTTCGGGCCGGCCGACGTCGCCGCCATGCGCGCCGAGGCGCTCGCCGCCGCGGAGCTGGAGCCCAAGGAGCCGGTCGACCGGGTCGAGGACGTGGACGCCGACGGGGTGCGCTGCCGGCTCTACGTCCCCGACCTCGCCCCGGCCACGGCCCAGCGCACGATCCTGTTCCTGCACGGCGGCGGCTTCGTGTTCGGTGACGTCGACACCCACGACGGCCAGGCCCGCCGGCTCGCCAACCGGACCGGGTCCGCGGTGCTGGCGGTGGACTACCGGCGCCCACCCGAGCACCCGTTCCCGGCCGCCCCCGACGACGTCGACACCGCGCTGTCCTGGCTGCTGGTGAACGCGGCCGCCTACGGCCTGGACCTGTCCCGGGTGGTCGCCTGCGGGGACAGCGCCGGCGGCAACCTGGCGCTGGTCGCCGCGCTGCGCAACCCGAACGCGCTGGCCGCGACCGTGCTGGTCTACCCGTTCGTCGACGCGGCGATGGGCTGCCCGTCGTACGTCGCGCCGGACGGGGGCCTCACCCGGGCCGAGGCCGGCTGGTACTGGGAGCAGTACGCCGCGCGGCCCGAGGACCTGCAGGACGCCGACCTCGCGCCGTACCTCGCGACCGGCCTCGGCACCCTGCCGCCGACACTCGTGCAGGTCGCCGAGCACGACGTGCTGGCCGACGAGGACCTGGAGCTGGCGCGGCGGATCGCCGCCGCGGGCGCGCCGGTGGAGGTCACCACCTACCGCGGGATGATCCACGGCTTCTGGCGGCACCCGCAGCTGTTCGACGCCGCGGAGGAGGCGCTGGCGGAGATCGCCGGCTTCCTCGACCGGCACGTCTGA
- the metG gene encoding methionine--tRNA ligase, which produces MSKVLSAVAWPYANGPRHIGHVAGFGVPSDVFSRYMRMAGHDVLMVSGTDEHGTPILVAADKAGVTPRELADTNNRMIVEDLHALGLSYDLFTRTTTANHYAVVQEMFRTVHRNGYMVEQTTKGAISPSTGRTLPDRYIEGTCPICGYAEARGDQCDNCGNQLDPTDLIDPRSKISGEVPEFVETQHFFLDLPALATALKTWLDEREASDTWRPNVIKFSQNILEDIRPRAMTRDIDWGIPVPVEGWQDNPAKRLYVWFDAVIGYLSASVEWARRLGQPDRWREWWNDPEALSYYFMGKDNITFHSQIWPAELLAYDGRGDRGGEPGEYGALNLPTEVVSSEYLTMEGKQFSSSRGVVIYVRDVLDRYQPDALRYFISAAGPENQDSNFTWAEFVRRTNDELVAGWGNLVNRTATMVAKSFGEIPAAGPLEPADQALLDTVHAAFGTVGGLIGRHRQKAALAEAMRTVADVNKYVSDSAPWKLKGEDERERLATVLHVTTQAVADCNVLLAPFLPHSANAVDLVLGGSGDVAPMPEIREVEDLDGGAPYPILTGEYSGFPAWERRPVVPGTPVEKPVPVFTKLDPSVVDEELARLEQHA; this is translated from the coding sequence ATGAGCAAAGTCCTGTCCGCCGTCGCCTGGCCGTACGCCAACGGCCCGCGCCACATCGGTCACGTCGCCGGTTTCGGTGTGCCCTCCGACGTCTTCAGCCGCTACATGCGGATGGCCGGGCACGACGTGCTGATGGTCTCGGGCACCGACGAGCACGGCACCCCGATCCTGGTCGCCGCCGACAAGGCCGGCGTCACGCCCCGCGAGCTGGCCGACACGAACAACCGGATGATCGTCGAGGACCTGCACGCCCTCGGGCTGTCCTACGACCTGTTCACCCGCACCACGACGGCCAACCACTACGCCGTGGTGCAGGAGATGTTCCGCACCGTGCACCGCAACGGCTACATGGTCGAGCAGACCACCAAGGGCGCGATCTCCCCGTCGACCGGGCGCACCCTGCCGGACCGCTACATCGAGGGCACCTGCCCGATCTGCGGCTACGCCGAGGCCCGCGGCGACCAGTGCGACAACTGCGGCAACCAGCTCGACCCGACCGACCTGATCGACCCGCGCAGCAAGATCAGCGGCGAGGTCCCGGAGTTCGTCGAGACCCAGCACTTCTTCCTCGACCTGCCCGCGCTGGCGACCGCTCTGAAGACGTGGCTCGACGAGCGCGAGGCGTCGGACACCTGGCGGCCGAACGTCATCAAGTTCAGCCAGAACATCCTCGAGGACATCCGCCCCCGGGCGATGACCCGCGACATCGACTGGGGCATCCCGGTCCCCGTCGAGGGCTGGCAGGACAACCCGGCCAAGCGGCTCTACGTCTGGTTCGACGCGGTCATCGGCTACCTGTCGGCCTCCGTGGAGTGGGCCCGCCGGCTCGGCCAGCCGGACCGCTGGCGCGAGTGGTGGAACGACCCCGAGGCGCTGTCCTACTACTTCATGGGCAAGGACAACATCACCTTCCACTCCCAGATCTGGCCCGCCGAGCTCCTCGCGTACGACGGCCGGGGCGACCGGGGCGGCGAGCCGGGGGAGTACGGCGCGCTGAACCTCCCCACGGAGGTCGTGTCCTCGGAGTACCTCACGATGGAGGGCAAGCAGTTCTCCTCCTCGCGGGGCGTGGTGATCTACGTCCGCGACGTGCTCGACCGCTACCAGCCCGATGCGCTGCGCTACTTCATCTCCGCGGCCGGGCCGGAGAACCAGGACAGCAACTTCACCTGGGCGGAGTTCGTCCGCCGCACCAACGACGAGCTGGTCGCGGGCTGGGGCAACCTGGTCAACCGGACCGCCACGATGGTCGCCAAGAGCTTCGGGGAGATCCCGGCGGCCGGGCCCCTCGAGCCGGCCGACCAGGCGCTGCTCGACACGGTGCACGCGGCGTTCGGGACGGTCGGCGGGCTGATCGGTCGGCACCGCCAGAAGGCGGCGCTCGCCGAGGCCATGCGCACCGTCGCGGACGTCAACAAGTACGTCTCGGACAGCGCGCCGTGGAAGCTCAAGGGCGAGGACGAGCGGGAGCGGCTCGCGACGGTCCTGCACGTCACCACCCAGGCCGTGGCGGACTGCAACGTGCTGCTCGCGCCGTTCCTGCCGCACAGCGCGAACGCCGTGGACCTGGTGCTGGGCGGCTCCGGCGACGTCGCCCCGATGCCGGAGATCCGGGAGGTCGAGGACCTCGACGGCGGGGCGCCGTACCCGATCCTCACCGGCGAGTACTCCGGCTTCCCGGCCTGGGAGCGCCGGCCGGTGGTGCCGGGCACCCCGGTGGAGAAGCCGGTGCCGGTGTTCACCAAGCTCGACCCCTCGGTGGTCGACGAGGAGCTGGCCCGTCTGGAGCAGCACGCGTGA